The Alteriqipengyuania halimionae genome contains a region encoding:
- a CDS encoding RNA polymerase sigma factor, with translation MISPTPPSEPQPDQRRQMLQEALGQVAAGNRTALKTVYDLTSGKLYAVVVRIMRDRERAEDVLQDVYLKVWDRAGRYDPEKASVITWLCTIARNTAIDALRSDARVPAPMRDDAMPEPTDTDPLPDTLLCRQQDNEKLRRCMDELKEDQRRSIRLAFFDGLTHSELSERLEVPLGTLKSWIRRGLNGLKACLGA, from the coding sequence GTGATCAGTCCCACTCCGCCTTCCGAGCCCCAGCCCGATCAGCGCCGCCAGATGCTGCAGGAAGCCCTTGGCCAAGTAGCGGCGGGCAACCGCACCGCGCTGAAGACCGTGTACGACCTTACATCGGGCAAACTCTATGCAGTGGTCGTTCGGATCATGCGCGATCGCGAGCGCGCTGAAGACGTGTTGCAGGATGTGTATCTCAAAGTGTGGGACCGGGCCGGTCGTTATGATCCTGAGAAGGCCAGCGTAATCACTTGGCTGTGTACCATCGCGCGCAACACCGCGATCGATGCTTTACGCAGCGATGCCCGCGTGCCCGCTCCGATGCGCGACGATGCCATGCCCGAACCGACGGATACCGATCCGCTGCCCGACACATTGCTATGTCGCCAGCAAGACAATGAGAAGCTGCGGCGTTGTATGGACGAGCTGAAGGAGGATCAGCGCCGATCGATCCGCCTCGCCTTTTTCGACGGCTTGACCCATTCCGAATTGTCCGAGCGGCTCGAAGTCCCGCTCGGCACACTCAAAAGCTGGATCCGACGCGGCCTGAACGGCCTGAAAGCGTGTCTCGGTGCCTGA